Proteins from a single region of Streptomyces sp. Tu 3180:
- a CDS encoding aminoglycoside phosphotransferase family protein, with the protein MTADTLLADLTARVRGMAHSRAPACPCGAAGTLADRPDGTVVRHADTVAKAHAPDTDPVALTRRLAAAAHLPDVFLPPLGPGPAGLHGRLVTFWPYGVPVDPDDPDAAPWEAAAVLLARLHRTPASAPLPVMRGPAKAARAVTRLRALGSAPAAAPVLRAWAALPPWARAEGPMPDRATLCHGDLHLGQLVRLPGGSWRLIDVDDLGVGVPAWDLARPAAWYACGLLPAEEWGRFLDSYRAAGGPAVPDGADPWAVLDVPARALTVQTAARAIVRAAADGRPPDEVEQSVIDACARMAAIPPRSAYTSTD; encoded by the coding sequence GTGACCGCCGACACCCTTCTCGCCGACCTCACCGCCCGCGTCAGGGGCATGGCCCACTCACGCGCCCCGGCCTGCCCCTGCGGTGCGGCCGGCACCCTGGCCGACCGTCCCGACGGCACCGTCGTGCGCCACGCGGACACGGTCGCGAAGGCCCACGCCCCGGACACCGACCCCGTCGCCCTGACCCGGCGCCTCGCCGCGGCCGCACACCTCCCGGACGTCTTCCTGCCCCCGCTCGGCCCCGGCCCGGCCGGCCTGCACGGCCGGCTGGTGACCTTCTGGCCGTACGGCGTCCCCGTCGACCCGGACGATCCCGACGCCGCCCCGTGGGAGGCCGCCGCCGTCCTGCTCGCCCGGCTGCACCGCACCCCCGCCTCCGCGCCGCTGCCCGTCATGCGGGGCCCGGCGAAGGCGGCCCGCGCCGTCACCCGGCTGCGGGCCCTCGGCTCCGCCCCGGCCGCCGCCCCCGTCCTGCGCGCCTGGGCCGCCCTGCCCCCGTGGGCCCGGGCCGAAGGCCCCATGCCGGACCGTGCCACCCTCTGCCACGGCGACCTCCACCTGGGCCAGCTCGTGCGCCTCCCCGGCGGCTCCTGGCGGCTGATCGACGTCGACGACCTGGGCGTGGGCGTCCCCGCCTGGGATCTGGCGCGTCCGGCGGCCTGGTACGCGTGCGGGCTGCTGCCGGCGGAGGAGTGGGGGCGGTTCCTCGACTCCTACCGGGCCGCGGGCGGGCCGGCCGTCCCCGACGGCGCCGACCCCTGGGCCGTGCTGGACGTCCCGGCCCGCGCCCTCACCGTGCAGACCGCCGCGCGGGCGATCGTCAGGGCCGCGGCGGACGGGCGGCCCCCGGACGAGGTGGAACAGTCAGTGATCGACGCCTGTGCGCGCATGGCCGCGATCCCGCCCCGCTCGGCGTACACCTCCACGGACTAG
- a CDS encoding TIGR02611 family protein, whose product MNTGTGKPGEAVVAARGATASDESRDEARGLGSRAPEFIKARRVLHLSWQVGVFIVGLAVVAAGAAMLVLPGPGWVVIFGGMAIWATEFVWAQLVLRWTKRKVTEAAQRALDPKVRRRNIILTTVGVVIVAGLAGVYLWKFGLQMPWKIEDQ is encoded by the coding sequence ATGAACACGGGGACTGGCAAGCCCGGCGAGGCCGTCGTGGCGGCTCGCGGGGCGACGGCATCGGACGAGAGCCGGGACGAGGCGCGAGGTCTCGGCTCGCGGGCGCCGGAATTCATCAAGGCGCGTCGCGTCCTGCACCTGAGCTGGCAGGTGGGCGTCTTCATCGTGGGCCTGGCGGTCGTGGCGGCCGGCGCCGCGATGCTGGTGCTGCCCGGGCCGGGCTGGGTGGTGATCTTCGGTGGCATGGCGATCTGGGCGACCGAGTTCGTCTGGGCCCAGCTGGTCCTCCGGTGGACCAAGCGCAAGGTCACCGAGGCGGCGCAGCGCGCGCTCGATCCCAAGGTGCGGCGCCGGAACATCATCCTGACCACGGTCGGTGTGGTGATCGTGGCCGGGCTGGCCGGCGTCTACCTGTGGAAGTTCGGCCTCCAGATGCCCTGGAAGATCGAGGACCAGTGA
- a CDS encoding sugar ABC transporter permease produces the protein MGSAVTHAPATEDLTKDSEPRHGPVKSPRPAASKRRDRRENLAGYLFMSPWIAGFLLLTAGPMVASLYFAFTDYNLFDAPRWIGLDNFSEMFADPRWRHSVQVTLWYVAVGTPIKLIAALGVALLLAQKRRGQAFYRAAFYAPSLIGASVSVAIVWKAIFSDDAIVDRTQKLFGIDVGGWTGDPDLIIYSLVALTVWQFGAPMVIFLAGLKQVPRELYEAADVDGAGRLRQFWNITLPMISPVLFFNVLLETIHSFQIFSSAYIVGGGAGGNACGPADGTMVYTCYLYVQGFENSRMGLASAMAWMLLVAVALVTAVLFWSQKRWVHYEEDGR, from the coding sequence ATGGGAAGCGCCGTGACACACGCCCCCGCGACGGAGGACCTGACGAAGGACTCCGAGCCGCGGCACGGTCCGGTGAAGTCCCCGCGTCCCGCCGCGTCGAAGCGGCGGGACCGCCGGGAGAACCTGGCCGGCTACCTCTTCATGTCCCCCTGGATCGCCGGTTTCCTGCTGCTGACGGCGGGACCGATGGTCGCCTCGCTCTACTTCGCGTTCACCGACTACAACCTGTTCGACGCCCCCCGCTGGATCGGCCTGGACAATTTCTCCGAGATGTTCGCCGACCCGCGCTGGCGCCACTCGGTGCAGGTCACGCTCTGGTACGTCGCCGTCGGCACCCCGATCAAGCTGATCGCGGCGCTCGGCGTGGCCCTGCTGCTGGCCCAGAAGAGGCGCGGACAGGCCTTCTACCGGGCCGCGTTCTACGCGCCGTCGCTGATCGGCGCGAGCGTCTCCGTGGCCATCGTGTGGAAGGCGATCTTCTCGGACGACGCGATCGTCGACCGTACCCAGAAGCTCTTCGGCATCGACGTCGGCGGCTGGACCGGTGACCCGGACCTGATCATCTACAGCCTGGTGGCGCTCACCGTCTGGCAGTTCGGCGCCCCCATGGTCATCTTCCTGGCCGGCCTGAAGCAGGTGCCGCGCGAGCTGTACGAGGCGGCCGACGTCGACGGGGCGGGCAGGCTGCGGCAGTTCTGGAACATCACACTGCCGATGATCTCCCCGGTGCTGTTCTTCAACGTCCTGCTGGAGACCATCCACTCGTTCCAGATCTTCAGCTCGGCGTACATCGTCGGCGGCGGCGCCGGGGGCAACGCCTGCGGTCCGGCGGACGGGACCATGGTCTACACCTGTTATCTCTACGTCCAGGGTTTCGAGAACAGCCGGATGGGCCTGGCCTCCGCCATGGCGTGGATGCTGCTGGTCGCGGTCGCCCTGGTCACGGCGGTGCTGTTCTGGTCCCAGAAGCGCTGGGTGCACTACGAGGAGGACGGCCGATGA
- a CDS encoding SsgA family sporulation/cell division regulator yields the protein MNTTVSCELHLRLVVSSESSLPVPAGLRYDTADPYAVHATFHTGAEETVEWVFARDLLAEGLHRPTGTGDVRVWPSRSHGQGVVCIALSSPEGEALLEAPARALESFLKRTDAAVPPGTEHRHFDLDQELSHILAES from the coding sequence ATGAACACCACGGTCAGCTGCGAGCTGCACCTGCGCCTCGTTGTGTCGAGCGAGTCCTCCCTGCCTGTCCCCGCAGGCCTGCGGTACGACACGGCCGACCCCTACGCCGTGCACGCCACCTTCCACACCGGAGCCGAGGAGACCGTCGAGTGGGTGTTCGCCCGCGACCTCCTCGCCGAGGGGCTTCACCGTCCCACCGGCACCGGCGACGTCCGCGTCTGGCCGTCGCGCAGCCACGGTCAGGGCGTCGTCTGCATCGCCCTGAGCTCCCCGGAGGGAGAGGCCCTGCTCGAGGCCCCGGCACGGGCTCTGGAGTCCTTCCTGAAGCGCACCGACGCCGCCGTGCCCCCCGGCACGGAACACCGGCACTTCGATCTCGACCAGGAGCTCTCGCACATCCTGGCGGAAAGCTAG
- a CDS encoding zf-TFIIB domain-containing protein yields the protein MQCPKCRAPMHTYNRNGVQIEQCSGCRGIFLDYGELESLTRLEAQWSQPAPPAPPAAPQAYPPAPQPPAWGAPHGGHHGHHRHKSFGHMLFSS from the coding sequence ATGCAGTGTCCGAAGTGTCGTGCGCCGATGCACACCTACAACCGCAACGGCGTCCAGATCGAGCAGTGCAGCGGGTGCCGAGGGATCTTCCTCGACTACGGCGAGCTGGAGTCGCTGACCCGGCTGGAGGCCCAGTGGTCCCAGCCCGCACCGCCCGCGCCGCCCGCTGCTCCGCAGGCGTACCCGCCGGCCCCGCAGCCCCCCGCCTGGGGCGCCCCGCACGGTGGCCACCACGGTCACCACCGGCACAAGAGCTTCGGGCACATGCTGTTCTCGTCCTGA
- a CDS encoding serine/threonine-protein kinase: protein MNMAMMRLRREDPRVVGSFRLHRRLGAGGMGVVYLGSDKKGQRVALKVIRPDLAEDQEFRSRFAREVSAARRIRGGCTARLVAADLEADRPWFATQYVPGPSLHDKVVDEGPLGAAEVAAVGAALSEGLVAVHEAGVVHRDLKPSNILLSPKGPRIIDFGIAWATGASTLTHVGTAVGSPGFLAPEQVRGAAVTPATDVFSLGATLAYASMGDSPFGHGSSEVMLYRVVHEEAQLRGVPDALAPLVRACLAKDPEDRPSTLQLSLRLKEIAAREAQGLTDVRPPAPRAAEAERPTGRLAGAYPDSSPDRAQGRRPGPRGARPGQGTPAPRGASAGRVSPSTGGGSTPRRGTRGVPPARGDSSSRGGASRGGTPSRPTPAPRGSGRSGTGPRRQGPRTTGTGLRPANPRLLRQRLFVFVVVTLVVALGIALVQGCQGPSRGLGGDGDGVREQREQVRARYEPPAPDGLMSERYVSTMERDD from the coding sequence ATGAACATGGCGATGATGCGCCTGAGGCGCGAGGACCCGCGCGTCGTCGGCTCTTTCAGGCTTCACCGACGGCTCGGCGCGGGCGGGATGGGCGTGGTCTACCTGGGCTCCGACAAGAAGGGGCAGCGGGTCGCACTGAAGGTCATCCGGCCTGATCTGGCGGAGGACCAGGAGTTCCGTTCACGGTTCGCGCGCGAGGTCTCGGCGGCGCGGCGCATCCGCGGGGGCTGCACGGCGCGGCTGGTGGCAGCCGATCTCGAGGCGGACCGGCCGTGGTTCGCCACGCAGTACGTGCCCGGCCCGTCGCTGCACGACAAGGTCGTGGACGAGGGGCCGCTCGGCGCGGCCGAGGTCGCCGCCGTCGGCGCGGCCCTGTCCGAGGGACTGGTCGCCGTGCACGAGGCCGGCGTGGTGCACCGGGACCTGAAGCCGTCCAACATCCTGCTGTCCCCGAAGGGGCCGCGGATCATCGACTTCGGCATCGCCTGGGCGACCGGCGCCTCGACGCTCACGCACGTCGGCACCGCGGTCGGTTCGCCCGGTTTCCTCGCCCCGGAGCAGGTGCGCGGCGCCGCCGTCACCCCGGCCACGGACGTGTTCTCGCTGGGCGCCACGCTCGCGTACGCGTCGATGGGCGACTCCCCCTTCGGGCACGGCAGTTCCGAGGTGATGCTGTACCGCGTCGTGCACGAGGAGGCCCAACTGCGCGGCGTCCCGGACGCCTTGGCCCCGCTCGTGCGCGCTTGCCTGGCGAAGGACCCCGAGGATCGGCCCAGCACGCTCCAACTCTCGCTGCGGCTCAAGGAGATCGCGGCCCGGGAGGCCCAGGGACTCACCGACGTCCGTCCGCCCGCGCCGCGCGCCGCCGAGGCGGAGCGGCCCACCGGGCGCCTCGCCGGCGCCTACCCGGACTCCTCCCCGGACCGCGCTCAGGGGCGCCGGCCGGGGCCGCGCGGCGCACGGCCGGGCCAGGGGACCCCCGCACCGCGCGGCGCGTCCGCCGGCCGGGTCTCCCCCTCGACGGGGGGCGGGTCCACGCCCCGGCGCGGCACCCGCGGCGTCCCGCCGGCGCGGGGCGACAGCTCGTCCCGGGGCGGCGCCTCGCGCGGTGGTACGCCGTCCCGGCCCACCCCCGCGCCCCGCGGCTCCGGCCGGTCCGGCACCGGCCCCCGCCGTCAGGGGCCCCGGACGACGGGCACCGGCCTGCGCCCGGCCAATCCGCGGCTGCTCAGGCAGCGCTTGTTCGTGTTCGTCGTCGTGACGCTGGTGGTCGCGCTCGGCATCGCGCTGGTGCAGGGCTGCCAGGGTCCGTCGCGGGGGCTCGGCGGCGACGGGGACGGCGTGCGGGAGCAGCGGGAGCAGGTGCGCGCCCGCTACGAACCGCCGGCCCCGGACGGCCTGATGTCCGAGCGGTACGTCTCGACGATGGAGCGGGACGACTGA
- a CDS encoding RNA methyltransferase, with product MAEPITVEDPDDPRLHDYTGLTDVELRRRREPAEGLFVAEGEKVIRRAGEAGYAMRSMLLSAKWVDVMRDVIDRASAPVYVVEPALAEQVTGYHVHRGALASMQRKPLPAAAEVLGTARRVVIMESVNDHTNIGAIFRSAAALGMDAVLLSPDCADPLYRRSVKVSMGAVFSVPYARLDSWPRGLDPVREAGFTLLALTPDDRARSLDEAAPHRMDRVALMLGAEGEGLSSRALAAADEWVRIPMSHGVDSLNVGAAAAVAFYAVTAGRPRA from the coding sequence ATGGCCGAACCCATCACCGTCGAGGACCCCGACGACCCGCGTCTGCACGACTACACCGGCCTGACCGACGTCGAACTGCGCCGCCGGCGCGAACCCGCCGAGGGCCTGTTCGTCGCCGAGGGCGAGAAGGTCATCAGGCGCGCCGGCGAAGCGGGCTACGCGATGCGGTCGATGCTGCTGTCGGCGAAGTGGGTCGACGTCATGCGGGACGTCATCGACCGGGCCTCCGCCCCGGTGTACGTCGTGGAGCCCGCGCTCGCCGAGCAGGTCACCGGCTACCACGTGCACCGCGGCGCGCTCGCCTCCATGCAGCGCAAGCCGCTGCCCGCGGCGGCCGAGGTGCTCGGGACCGCCCGCCGGGTCGTGATCATGGAGTCGGTCAACGACCACACCAACATCGGCGCCATCTTCCGCTCGGCGGCGGCCCTCGGCATGGACGCGGTCCTGCTCTCCCCGGACTGCGCCGACCCCCTCTACCGCCGCAGCGTCAAGGTCTCCATGGGCGCGGTCTTCTCCGTGCCGTACGCCCGGCTGGACTCCTGGCCCAGGGGGCTCGACCCGGTCCGCGAGGCGGGCTTCACCCTCCTCGCCCTCACCCCCGACGACAGGGCCCGCTCCCTCGACGAGGCGGCGCCCCACCGGATGGACCGGGTGGCCCTGATGCTGGGCGCGGAAGGGGAGGGGCTTTCCTCCCGGGCCCTGGCCGCCGCCGACGAGTGGGTCCGCATCCCGATGTCCCACGGCGTCGACTCCCTCAACGTGGGCGCCGCGGCGGCGGTCGCCTTCTACGCGGTGACCGCGGGGCGCCCCCGGGCTTAG
- a CDS encoding extracellular solute-binding protein, whose translation MQQDRNAEGRTGRRTILKAAGASLAVAGLGATATACGGGSGSGDGTVTIRYSWWGAEDRAERINKTIALFEKKYPKIKVKTDFQQYTDFWKKFNTQASGGNPPDVFQNAIGFLRKYDAKNVLLDLGEQVKAGNLRMEGFRAGLEKFGEIDGKLLGVPVGSNSMALVIDKPVYTRAGVKPEQGWTWDDFDAAMARIRDRAGRAGDSGMYGVMYLYDLYLRQNGKAFFTEDGLGFTEADLTEWWTKAEKGVKSGLFADARKVVQVKPKSALSAELAGSEFTWDNFTVRYTSEGKSEYGLAPIPTTDGKRTGQYLGSLMLSASKRTQHPKEVAQFIDFMVHDPEVAKIMGYDRGVPATQAQYDAYQPTDPVNQAIAAYEESLVEAGVLESITPHPNGADICEAAFLRIAEEMALGKRSVDDAVKQFFTESKTALSS comes from the coding sequence ATGCAGCAGGACAGGAATGCGGAGGGGCGGACCGGGAGGCGGACGATCCTCAAGGCTGCGGGGGCTTCGCTGGCCGTCGCAGGGCTGGGCGCGACGGCCACCGCCTGCGGCGGCGGCAGTGGCTCGGGGGACGGGACGGTGACGATCCGCTACTCCTGGTGGGGCGCCGAGGACCGGGCCGAGCGCATCAACAAGACCATCGCGCTCTTCGAGAAGAAGTACCCGAAGATCAAGGTGAAGACCGACTTCCAGCAGTACACCGACTTCTGGAAGAAGTTCAACACCCAGGCCTCCGGCGGGAATCCGCCGGACGTCTTCCAGAATGCCATCGGCTTTCTCCGCAAATACGATGCGAAGAATGTGCTGCTCGATCTCGGTGAGCAGGTGAAGGCGGGCAACCTCCGCATGGAGGGCTTCCGGGCGGGCCTGGAGAAGTTCGGCGAGATCGACGGCAAGCTCCTCGGCGTGCCCGTCGGTTCCAACTCGATGGCCCTCGTCATCGACAAGCCCGTCTACACCCGGGCCGGCGTCAAGCCCGAACAGGGCTGGACGTGGGACGACTTCGACGCGGCGATGGCCAGGATCCGCGACAGGGCAGGCCGCGCCGGCGACAGCGGCATGTACGGCGTCATGTACCTCTACGACCTGTACCTGCGCCAGAACGGCAAGGCGTTCTTCACCGAGGACGGTCTCGGCTTCACGGAGGCGGACCTGACCGAGTGGTGGACCAAGGCGGAGAAGGGCGTGAAGTCCGGCCTCTTCGCGGACGCCAGGAAGGTCGTCCAGGTCAAGCCCAAGTCGGCGCTCTCCGCCGAACTCGCCGGCAGTGAGTTCACCTGGGACAACTTCACCGTCCGCTACACCTCCGAGGGGAAGAGCGAGTACGGCCTCGCGCCCATCCCCACCACGGACGGCAAGAGGACCGGCCAGTACCTCGGCTCCCTGATGCTGAGCGCCTCCAAGCGCACCCAGCACCCCAAGGAGGTCGCCCAGTTCATCGACTTCATGGTCCACGACCCCGAGGTCGCCAAGATCATGGGTTACGACCGCGGTGTGCCCGCGACGCAGGCCCAGTACGACGCGTACCAGCCGACCGACCCGGTCAACCAGGCCATCGCCGCGTACGAGGAGTCCCTGGTGGAGGCGGGCGTGCTGGAGTCCATCACCCCGCACCCCAACGGCGCCGACATCTGCGAGGCCGCCTTCCTGCGCATCGCCGAGGAGATGGCCCTCGGCAAGCGGTCCGTGGACGACGCCGTCAAGCAGTTCTTCACCGAGTCGAAGACGGCCCTGAGCAGCTGA
- a CDS encoding chorismate-binding protein, with the protein MSDLPPLARFGNRVATGLLDVTDDPAALDSTGFWAVAADFEGRLTCARFRDVREQPVPTPVPGAWRGPGVAGWTSSLDRDAYTAAVRRIREHIAAGEVYQANLCRVLSAPVPSGADVDALTALLARGNPAPYAGTIRLPGHGVEIATASPELFLRRDGRTVESGPIKGTGRTEADLLEKDYAENVMIVDLVRNDIGRVCATGTVTVPDLCAVEKHPGLVHLVSTVRGELRPGAGWPELFDAAFPPGSVTGAPKSSALRIIDALETAPRGPYCGGVGWVDADRGTGELAVGIRTFWIDRDAGGAVLRFGTGAGITWGSDPEGEWRETELKASRLLAVASGTYEVSEGI; encoded by the coding sequence GTGTCTGACCTGCCCCCTCTCGCCCGCTTCGGCAACCGCGTCGCCACCGGACTCCTCGACGTCACCGACGACCCCGCGGCCCTGGACTCCACCGGGTTCTGGGCCGTCGCCGCCGACTTCGAGGGCCGTCTGACCTGTGCCCGCTTCCGGGACGTCCGGGAGCAGCCGGTGCCGACGCCCGTGCCGGGCGCCTGGCGGGGGCCGGGCGTCGCCGGCTGGACGTCCTCACTGGACCGTGACGCGTACACGGCGGCCGTCCGCCGCATCCGCGAGCACATCGCCGCCGGCGAGGTCTACCAGGCGAACCTCTGCCGCGTGCTGTCCGCGCCCGTGCCGTCCGGCGCCGACGTGGACGCCCTCACGGCCCTGCTGGCCCGGGGCAACCCGGCGCCCTACGCAGGAACGATTCGTCTGCCCGGGCACGGGGTGGAGATCGCCACCGCGTCGCCCGAGCTGTTCCTGCGCCGCGACGGACGGACCGTGGAGTCCGGGCCGATCAAGGGCACCGGGCGTACCGAGGCGGACCTCCTGGAGAAGGACTACGCCGAGAACGTCATGATCGTCGACCTGGTCCGCAACGACATCGGGCGGGTCTGCGCCACCGGCACCGTGACGGTGCCGGACCTGTGCGCCGTCGAGAAGCACCCGGGACTGGTCCACCTCGTGTCGACGGTGCGGGGCGAGCTGCGTCCCGGGGCCGGCTGGCCGGAGCTGTTCGACGCGGCCTTCCCGCCCGGCTCCGTCACCGGCGCGCCCAAGTCGAGCGCCCTGCGGATCATCGACGCGCTGGAGACGGCGCCCCGCGGCCCCTACTGCGGGGGCGTCGGCTGGGTCGACGCCGACCGCGGCACCGGTGAGCTGGCGGTGGGCATCCGCACCTTCTGGATCGACCGGGACGCCGGTGGCGCCGTCCTGCGGTTCGGCACCGGCGCCGGGATCACCTGGGGCTCCGACCCCGAGGGGGAGTGGCGGGAGACCGAACTGAAGGCCTCCCGGCTGCTCGCGGTAGCGTCGGGAACGTACGAGGTGAGTGAAGGGATCTAA
- a CDS encoding DsbA family protein, with translation MSDSSPDRPAAPVLDVWCELQCPDCRSALDDLRALRARYGDRLELRLRHFPLEKHKHSFAAAQAAEEALEQGRGWPYVEAVLDRVEELDRRGEPFLVEVARELGLDAEEFDTALIDGRHILIVDADQAEGKAIGVTGTPTYVIGGERLDGGKSQEGLRERVEEIADRLLAGQEG, from the coding sequence ATGAGCGACTCCTCCCCCGACCGTCCCGCCGCCCCCGTCCTCGACGTGTGGTGCGAGCTCCAGTGCCCGGACTGCCGCAGCGCCCTCGACGACCTCCGTGCCCTGCGCGCCCGTTACGGGGACCGTCTGGAGCTGCGGCTGCGGCACTTCCCGCTGGAGAAGCACAAGCACTCCTTCGCCGCCGCCCAGGCCGCCGAGGAGGCGCTGGAGCAGGGGCGGGGCTGGCCCTACGTCGAGGCGGTGCTGGACCGGGTCGAGGAGCTGGACCGCCGGGGAGAGCCGTTCCTGGTCGAGGTCGCCCGGGAACTCGGACTCGACGCCGAGGAGTTCGACACCGCGCTGATCGACGGCCGGCACATCCTGATCGTGGACGCGGACCAGGCCGAGGGCAAGGCGATCGGGGTGACGGGCACCCCGACCTACGTCATCGGCGGTGAGCGCCTCGACGGCGGCAAGAGCCAGGAGGGCCTGCGCGAACGCGTCGAGGAGATCGCGGACCGGCTGCTGGCCGGGCAGGAGGGGTGA
- a CDS encoding aminodeoxychorismate lyase yields the protein MQIWLDGGLQDAESARVSVLDHGLTVGDGIFETVKAVDGRPFALTRHLDRLTRSARGLGLPDPDLDEVRRACAAVLEANPMPLGRLRITYTGGHGPLGSDRGEHGTTLVVALGETTRRPDSTAVVTVPWTRNERGALTGLKTTSYAENVVALARAREQGASEALFGNTVGQLCEGTGSNVFVVLDGEIHTPPLASGCLAGITRALAVEWTGARETDLPMDVLQRAEEVFLTSTLRDVQAVHRVDDRELPGAPGPVTAKAMRIFDERSGTDLDP from the coding sequence GTGCAGATCTGGCTCGACGGCGGGCTGCAGGACGCCGAATCCGCCCGCGTCTCCGTCCTCGACCACGGACTGACCGTGGGCGACGGCATCTTCGAGACGGTGAAGGCCGTGGACGGCCGTCCGTTCGCGCTCACCCGGCATCTCGACCGGCTGACCCGGTCCGCCCGGGGGCTCGGGCTGCCCGACCCCGACCTGGACGAGGTCCGCCGCGCCTGCGCCGCCGTCCTCGAGGCCAACCCGATGCCGCTCGGCCGGCTGCGCATCACCTACACGGGCGGCCACGGCCCCCTCGGCTCCGACCGCGGTGAGCACGGCACCACCCTCGTCGTCGCGCTCGGCGAGACCACCCGCCGCCCCGACTCCACCGCCGTCGTCACCGTCCCCTGGACCCGCAACGAACGCGGCGCGCTCACCGGCCTGAAGACCACCTCGTACGCCGAGAACGTCGTCGCCCTCGCCCGCGCCCGCGAACAGGGCGCCTCCGAGGCGCTGTTCGGCAACACCGTCGGACAGCTCTGCGAGGGCACCGGGTCCAACGTCTTCGTCGTCCTCGACGGCGAGATCCACACCCCGCCGCTCGCCTCCGGCTGCCTCGCGGGCATCACCCGCGCCCTGGCCGTCGAGTGGACCGGCGCCCGGGAGACCGACCTGCCGATGGACGTCCTCCAGCGGGCCGAGGAGGTCTTCCTCACCTCCACCCTGCGCGACGTGCAGGCCGTGCACCGCGTCGATGACCGCGAACTGCCCGGCGCCCCGGGTCCGGTGACCGCCAAGGCCATGCGGATCTTCGACGAGCGCTCGGGCACCGACCTCGATCCGTGA
- a CDS encoding CGNR zinc finger domain-containing protein has product MLITHDTRCALDTVVDLVNTAPEDDSTPDGLPDVAALEVFVREHEVSEVGVLTEFDLAAVRKIRGRFAAVFAAPDARSAAGLINELIAAAGTTPRLTDHDGYDWHVHYFAPGASVADHLAADCGMALAFFVVAGEQERLRRCEAPDCRHAFVDLSRNRSRRYCDSRTCGNRLHVAAYRARRKEAAG; this is encoded by the coding sequence GTGCTGATCACCCACGACACCCGGTGCGCGCTGGACACCGTGGTGGATCTGGTGAACACCGCGCCGGAGGACGACTCGACACCGGACGGACTGCCGGACGTCGCGGCTCTCGAGGTCTTCGTGCGGGAGCACGAAGTCAGCGAGGTCGGAGTGCTCACGGAGTTCGACCTGGCCGCGGTGCGCAAGATCCGCGGACGGTTCGCGGCGGTGTTCGCCGCTCCCGACGCCCGCAGCGCCGCCGGACTGATCAACGAACTGATCGCGGCCGCGGGCACCACCCCCCGGCTCACGGACCACGACGGCTACGACTGGCACGTGCACTACTTCGCGCCCGGTGCCTCCGTCGCCGACCACCTGGCCGCGGACTGCGGGATGGCACTGGCGTTCTTCGTGGTCGCGGGCGAGCAGGAGCGCCTGCGGCGCTGCGAGGCCCCGGACTGCCGGCACGCCTTCGTCGACCTCTCCCGCAACCGCTCGCGCCGCTACTGCGACAGCCGCACCTGCGGCAACCGCCTGCACGTCGCCGCGTACCGGGCGCGGCGCAAGGAGGCGGCGGGCTGA
- a CDS encoding GNAT family N-acetyltransferase: protein MTTTLRPAEPLQQNPDGTRSRRYRVCVNSRPVGEIHLGTHPVFGDAVARILHLRVEEPDRRRGRGTVAALAAEEVVRGWGCRRIEATVPADAVPALRLATALGYVVRNRNMEKSLGDVPPVLPEGSRARPMTEAEFGPWEARSEESYARDWIERGVPEAEARAKARKDHAALLPEGRGTEGMLFSVLEHEGTPVGTLWLSVRGERAHVFDVEADAAHRGRGHGRSLMLLAEAQSVAAGRRILGLNVFAGNTPAERLYASLGYATTRYEMYKPLL from the coding sequence ATGACCACGACCCTGCGGCCGGCCGAGCCGCTTCAGCAGAATCCCGACGGCACGCGCTCGCGCCGCTACCGGGTGTGCGTCAACAGCCGTCCCGTCGGGGAGATCCACCTCGGCACCCACCCCGTCTTCGGCGACGCGGTGGCCCGGATCCTGCACCTGCGCGTCGAGGAACCGGACCGCCGGCGCGGCCGGGGCACCGTGGCCGCGCTCGCGGCGGAGGAGGTGGTGCGCGGCTGGGGCTGCCGCCGTATCGAGGCGACCGTCCCCGCCGACGCCGTACCGGCCCTCCGCCTGGCCACGGCGCTCGGTTACGTCGTGCGCAACCGGAACATGGAGAAGAGCCTCGGGGACGTCCCGCCCGTGCTTCCGGAGGGGAGCAGGGCCCGGCCGATGACCGAGGCCGAGTTCGGGCCGTGGGAGGCCAGGAGCGAGGAGAGCTACGCGCGGGACTGGATCGAGCGCGGGGTCCCGGAGGCCGAGGCACGGGCCAAGGCGCGGAAGGACCACGCCGCCCTGCTGCCCGAGGGCCGCGGCACCGAGGGCATGCTCTTCAGCGTTCTGGAACACGAGGGCACGCCCGTGGGCACCCTGTGGCTCTCGGTGCGCGGGGAGCGCGCCCACGTCTTCGACGTCGAGGCCGACGCCGCCCACCGCGGCCGGGGCCACGGCCGCTCCCTCATGCTGCTCGCCGAGGCCCAGTCGGTCGCCGCGGGCAGACGGATCCTCGGTCTCAACGTCTTCGCGGGCAACACGCCGGCCGAGCGGCTCTACGCGTCGCTCGGCTACGCGACGACCCGGTACGAGATGTACAAGCCGTTGCTCTAG